The DNA window GGTGCGCCGAACCTGGCGGCCGGGGGAGCGGCTCGTGCTCGACCTCCCGATGGCGCCGCGGTTCACCGCCGGCCACCCGCGCGTGGACTCGGCCCGCGGCTGCGTGGCGATCGAACGCGGCCCGCTCGTGTACGCGGTGGAGCAGGTCGACCAGGAGGACGGCCTGCTGGTGGACGACCTCGTGATCGACCCGGACCTGTTGGACGAGTGGCGCGACCCCGCCCTAGCCGACTTGTTGGACAGATCTCGGCATAGAGACCGAGATCTGTCCAACAACTCCAGTGGCGTGCCGGTCGCGATCGCCCGGGACGCTGGCCGGCCGGTGCGAGCTGTCCCGTACTTCCTGTGGGCCAACCGCGAGGTCGGACCCATGCGCGTCTGGCTCCCCGTCCACCCCTAGCCACCACTTCACCCACCCAACCGGGGTTCTCCCACGTGGGAACGGCCCTCCGCACCCCGGTTCGGTGGGCAAAGTCGGACTGAGTTGTGGATGGCGGGGTCGCCGCTTGAGCTACGTGGGTGGGGCTGCGTCGTCGGTGGAGGCGCGGACGACGAGGTGGCAGGGTACGTGTTCGCGGCCGGCGTGGGGGTTGCCGGCTATCGCGTCCAGCAGGCGCTGCGCGGCGAGCCGGCCGACGGCGGGGAGGCCGAGGTCGACCGACGTCAGGGGTGGGCGGGCGCCGTGGGCGATGAACTCCCAGTTGTCCGTCCCGATCAGCGCGACGTCCTCGGGTACGCGCCGGCCGAGCTCGCGCAGGCTGTCGGCCACGCCGCGGGCGAGGATGTCGTTGCCGCAGTAGATCGCGTCGACGTCCGGCGCCGAACGCAGCAGCATGTGCGTCGCCTGCCGCCCCCAGGCCTCGGTCCAGTCACCGAACAGAGGCGGCACCGCCAGCGACAAGCCGCCGTCAGCCAGCGCGGAGGCCAACCCGGCGGCACGCCGGCGCGAGGCGTCGAACCACTCCGATCCCGTGAGGTGCGCGACCCGCCGCCGACCGAGCCGGATCAGGTGCTCGCCGGCGAGCCGCCCGGCCGCCACGTCGTCGACCAGGATCGAGCAGTCGCCGGCACGAGCGGACGGCGTCAGCGCGTACACGACCGGTACGTCGGCCGAAACTTCCAATGGCGCACGCTCGTTCGACGTCCGCCCCGTCACGATGAACCCGTCCACCCGGCGCCCGAGCAGGACGTCGACGTAGTGCTGCTCGCGGATCGGGTCGTCCCTGCTGTCGCACAGGAACACCGAGATCCGCCCCGCCCCGAGCGCGTCCTCCGCGCCGAGCATGACCGGAACGCTGAACCGTTCGAAACTATCGGTGGTGATCAGCCCGACCGTGTAGCTGCGCCGCTCGAACACGCTGCGCGCCAACGCGTTCGGGCGGAAGTCGATCTCCTCGGCCGCCGCGAGGATCCGGGCCCGCGTCTCGCGCGCGATCTGGCCGGTCCCGTTCAGTGCCTTCGACACGGTGCCGGGGGAGACGCCGGCGCGCGCGGCGACGTCGCGTACGGTCGCGCGCTTCTCGCCCATGGCCACCTCCGGAATGTTTCCGGAAACACGATAGCAGCCGAGATTCGAACGATCCTTGACGGAACCTCCGCCCGCTGGCAGCGTGGAGGCAACATGTTTCCGGCCTTCGCCAGGAGAGTCGCCGTGCCCCGATCCGGAACCGTCCCGCGCTTTCGCGGCAACGGAGTCATCGAGTTCGAGCCCCACGAGTACCGCGACCCAGGCCCCGACGAACTGCTGCTCGCGATCGGCGCCAACGCGATCTGCGGGACCGATCGGGGCGAGTACCGGAACGGCAGTCCGATAGTTCCGGGCCACGAGGCCGCCGGTGTCGTCATCGCGGCCGGCGCGGACACCACGACCGCACCGGGTACGCGCGGCGCGGTCTACCTGATGGACTTCTGCGGAACGTGCCGCAGCTGCAAGCTCGGCGCGACCAACCAGTGCCTCGCCAAGCGCGGCGACTTCGGGCAGAACGTCGACGGCGGGTACGGGCCGTACGCGATCTCGCACGAGAGCAACTTCTTCCCGATCGACGACGCGACCACGTTCGCGCAGGCCACGATGCTGCTCGACGTCATGGGCACCAGCGGCCACGCGCTGCGCCGCGCGGCGCAGGTCCGCGAGGACATTGAGAGCGTCTACATCGCCGGCGCCGGCCCGATCGGGCTCGGCCTGTTGGTGATGACCCGGATCAAGTACGGCGCCGACTTCCCGATCCTCGTCAGCGACCTCAGCGAGTGGCGGCGCGAGTTCGCCGAAACTTTCGGCGTGGGAGCGGTCGATGCGAATGATGCGGAAACGGTCCGAAACTTCCAGCCGGACATGGCGTTCGACTCCTCCGGCAAGGGCGCGGCCCGCCAGCTCGCCATGTCAGCACTGAGCAAGCGCGGCTCGCTGATCTGCGTCGGCCACGGCGAAGGACTCGAGCTGAACGTGTCGCGCGACCTCATCGCGCCGGAACGTGCGGTGCTCGGCAGCGAGTACTTCCGGTACGACGAGATGCCCGACAATCTTCAACACCTGCAGGAGAATCGCGACCTCGTCGGCCGCGTGATCACGCACGAGCTGCCGGTCGAGGAGCTGCCGAAGGCGTTCGAGCTGTTCCTCTCCGGAACTACCGGAAAAGTTGTGATCGTCCAGGAGCCCGGCGCATGACTCGCGTCGCGATCGTCGGTGCGGGCGGCTGGGGTGCGCAGCACGCGCGGATCTTCGCCGGCCGCGCGGACACCGAGCTGGTCGGAATTCTCGGACGAACGCCCGAGAAAACCGCGGCACGTGCGGCCGCGTATGGCACGACGCCCTACCCCGACCTCGACCGACTGCTCGCCGAGGCACAACCGGACCTGGTGACGGTCTGCCTCCCGAACGAGGACCACTTCGAGCCAACGTTGAAGCTGATCGAAGCCGGTGCCAACCTGCTCGTCGAGAAGCCGCTCGTCTTCGACCTCGAAGAAGCCGACCGCCTCCTCGAAGCGGCCGACCAGCAAGGCACGTTCTTCGCGATCAACTTCAACCACCGCTACGCCGAGCCGTTCCTGCGCGCCAAGAAGGCCATCGACGAAGGCCAGCTCGGCGACCTGGTGTTCCTCACCTGGCGGTTCGGCGGCGAGGCCAACCGCGGCAGGTCACCGCACGCGAACCTGATCGAGACCCAGTGCCACGGCTTCGACCTGCTCGAGCACCTCGGCGGCCCGATCGCGTCGGTCGCCGCGCAGATGACCGACAAGACGTACGGCGCATTCAGCACCATCGCGCTCGCGCTCAAGTTCGCGAACGGAGCTGTCGGCACGCTGCTCGGAAGTTACGACTCGTCGTACGCCTATCCCGGTACCCAGCACGTCGAGGTCAACGGCACCCAAGGCCGCCTCACCGTCGACGACACCGTCCGCAGGTTCACGCTCTCGCGAGCCGGTGAGGAGACCCGCCAGGTCTGGGAGGCCGGCTACTTCCACGACGAGGCCCGAAACTTCCACGCGACGTTCGACCGCCACGTCGAGGCGCTGCTCACCGCGTTCCGCAAGGGCGAGCCACCGCCGATCCACGCCCGGGCCGGCCGCAGGGCGCTCCAGCTCGCCCACGCGGCGATCGAGTCGTTCGAGACCGGTCGCCGCGTGGACGTGAGCTAAGAACCCTCAGGCAGACCAGCCCGGGATCGGGAACGCCTTGGTGAACTCGCGCACCTCGGCACCGATCCGGTCCAGCGCGTCGCCGTCGTCCTTCTTCGCCGCCTCGACCGCGTCGTCCATCCACGCGGCGATCTGCGGCATGTGCTCCGGCGCCATCCCGCGCGTCGTCACGGCCGGCGTCCCGATCCGGATGCCCGACGGGTCGAACGGCTTGCGCGTGTCGTAGGGGACCGTGTTGTAGTTCAGCTCGATCCCCGCGCGGTCGAGCGCCTTCGCCGCGGGTTTGCCGGCGATGTCCTTCGACGTCAGGTCGACGAGGATCAGGTGGTTGTCCGTGCCGCCCGAGACCAGCGAGAACCCCCGCGCGTTCAGCGCGTCCGCGAGCGCCTTGGCGTTCGCGACGATCTGGTGCGCGTACGTCTTGAACTCCTCGGTCGCCGCCTCGGCAGCGGCCACCGCGATCGCCGCGGTGGTGTGGTTGTGCGGCCCACCCTGCAGACCGGGGAAGACCGCGCGGTCGAGCGCCTTCGCGTGGTCGGCGTCCGACATCAGCATCGCGCCGCGCGGACCGCGCAGCGTCTTGTGCGTGGTCGTCGAGATCACCGGCGCGTGTCCCACCGGCGACGGGTGCGCGCCGCCGGCAACCAGGCCGGCGATGTGCGCGATGTCCGCGGCGAGCAGCGCGTCGACCTCGGCCGCGATCGAGGCGAACGCCTCGAAGTCGATGGTCCGGGGGATCGCCGTGCCACCGCAGAAGATCAGCTTGGGCCGTTCCTTCAGCGCGAGCTCGCGGACGGCGTCCATGTCGACGCGGCCCGTCTCGCGGACGACCTCGTACTGCACCGAACGGAACCACTTGCCGGTCGCCGAGACGCTCCAGCCGTGGGTGAGGTGGCCGCCCATCGGCAGCGCCATGCCCATGACGGTGTCGCCGGGCTGCAGGAACGCCAGGTAGATGGCGAGGTTGGCGGGGGAGCCGGAGTACGGCTGGACGTTCACGTGCTCGACGCCGAACAGCGACTTGACCCGGTCGATCGCGAGCGTCTCCACCTGGTCAATGAGCTGCTGGCCCTCGTAGTAACGGCGGCCCGCGTACCCCTCGGAGTACTTGTTCGTCAGCACGGTCCCGGTCGCCTCGAGCACCGCTCGAGAGACGTAGTTCTCGCTCGGGATCAGCCGGATCTTCTCGAACTGCCGGCGGCCCTCGGCCTCGACGAGCTCGGCGATCTTCGGGTCGGAGTCGGCCAGCTTGGCCATCAGGTCGAGTGTCATGCGATTCCTCCTGGGTCAGGACATCTTCGTATTGACCCAGGCACCCAGGCGCGCGGTGCCCGTGCTTCGTACGGACGGTGTCGCTCCCCGATGGTCGGTTCCATCCCAGCGCCAGTCGCGACCCGCCCGAGCTTAGCGTCGCGGGGTCGCGCGCTCGACGATGGCCTTCGCGTCGACGCCTACCGGAAGAGTGCCGAAAGTTCCGCCGGCGTCTCGCCCCAGACGGGAGGCGCAGAACGCGTCCGCCACGGCCGCGGGCGCGTGCCGGACCAGCAGCGAGCCCTGCAGAACGAGCGCCAACCGTTCGGCCATCCGCCGCGCGCGGAACTCCAGCGACTCCAGGTCGGCGAGCGACCGCAGCACCTCGTCGGTCGCCGCGTCCAGCCGCGCGTCCGCCCCGCGCGCCGCGCCGATCTCGCTCAGATACGCCTCGAGCGCCTCCGGCTCGCGCTGCAACGCCCGCAGCACGTCGAGCGCCTGCACCGAGCCCGACCCCTCCCAGAGCGAGTTCAGCGGCGACTCGCGGAACAGCATCGGCAGCCCCGAGTCCTCGACATACCCGTTGCCGCCGAGGCACTCCAACGCTTCGGCGACGAGCCACGGCGTGCGCTTGCAGACGAGGTACTTGCCCAGCGGCAACGCCAGCCGCAGGAACGCCTGCTCGCCGGCGTCGACGGCGTGCGCGAGGCGAAGTGCCAACCAGGTGGCGGCTTCCTGCTCGACGGCGAGGTCGGCGAGCACGTTCGTCATCGCCGGCTGGTCAGCCAGCACAGCGCCGAACGCCGACCGGTGCGCCGCGTGCCAGGTCGCCTCCGCGACCGCCTTCCGCATCTGCGCGGCCGAGCCGAGGACGCAGTCCAGCCGGGTCGCCGCGACCATCTCGATGATGGTCGGCACGCCACGCCCCTCATCGCCGAGCAGCCACCCGACCGTTCCGTCGAACTCGACCTCAGACGAGGCGTTCGACCGGTTGCCGAGCTTGTCCTTCAACCGTTGCAGGGCGAACGGGTTGCGCGAGCCGTCCGGCAGCACGCGCGGCACCACGAAGCAGCTCAGCCCGCCGGCGGCCTGGGCGAGCACGAGGAACACGTCGCACATCGGTGCCGAGCAGAACCATTTGTGCCCGGTCAGCACGTACGTCCCGTCGCCCGTGGCTTCGGCTCGGGTCGTGTTCGCGCGGACGTCCGACCCGCCCTGCTTCTCCGTCATCCCCATGCCGGCGAGCGCGCCGCCCTTCGTGGCGGGGGCACGCAGCCCGGGATCGTAGGATCGCGCCGTCAGCAGCGGCGTCCACAGCGCCGACAGCTCGTCGGAGGCCCGCAGCGCCGGCACCGCGGCGTACGTCATCGTGATCGGGCAGCAGTGCCCGGCCTCGACCTGGTGCCACAGGTAGTAGCCAGCCGCCCGGGTGAGGTGCGCGTCCGGCTCGCCCGAGGTCCACGGCGCCCCGTGCATGCCGAAGCCGACCGCCTGGTCCATCAGCGTGTGCCACGCCGGGTGGAATTCGACCTCGTCGATCCGATGGCCGTACCGGTCGTGCGTCCGCAGCACCGGCGGGTTGCGGTTGGCCTGGAACGCCCAGTCGCGCGCCTGCTCCGAGCCCGCGAGATGCCCGATCTCGGTGAGCCGCTCGGTCGTCTGCGGACTCGGATCGGCGCCGACGAACCGGGCGTACGCGTCGGTCAGCGCGGCGTCGTTGGCGCGGGCGTCGTACGGCGCGAGGGGCGGCGGCTGGTTCGTCACGGCATGGGTAGACCGGCTGCGTACCGAGGCGTTCTGTGGCGTTGCGGGGATGGAGGCGTCCACCCGGTTACCGTATGCCCCATGGCAGCGGAGACGGCGAGAGCCGAGCGCTCCCAGCCCCCGCGAGTCAGGGCCGTGCTGGGGCAGGTGCGGCGCGGCCTGACCGTGCCATGGCGGCTGCTCAAGGGCACGGTCTCCTCCTGCATGAAGTACCGCGTCACCGGCCTCGCGGCCGAGGGCGCGTTCTTCGCGGTGCTCTCGCTGCCGCCGCTGGTGTTCGGACTCGCCGGAACTCTCGGCTACGTCGTCGGAATTTTCGGCTCCCAGACCGTCGAGAGCGTGAAGTCGGAGATCGTCGAGATCGCCCGCCGCGCGCTGACCGAGGACAGCGTGCAGAGCGTGATCGTGCCGACGTTGGACGCGGTGCTGGACCGCGGCCGCGCGGACATCATCTCGATCGGTTTCGTGCTCGCGTTGTGGTCGGGCTCGCGGGCGTTGAACGTCTTCATCGACACGATCTCGATCATGCACGGGCAGGCGGGTAAGCGCGGCATCGTCAAGACCCGGTTGCTCTCGTTCTCCATGTACATCGTGGCGTTGGGCATCGGCGTCGTCGTGCTGCCGCTCGTGCTCGCGGGTCCGTCGATCGTCGCGCAGATCCTGCCGCCCAACCTGGACTTCCTGAACGACCTGTACTGGCCCGTGGTGTTGATCCTGTCCACCGCGTTCGTCGCGACGCTCTACCACATCGCGGTGCCGTTACGGTCGCCCTGGCTGCACGATCTGCCCGGCTCGGTGCTGGCGCTGGCGATGTGGATCGGCGGCTCGTACCTGCTCCGCTGGGTGCTCGGCGCGTCGATCGGCGGCGAGTCGACCTCGATCTACGGACCACTCGCCGCCCCGATCGCGGTGCTGTTGTGGCTGTACCTGATCGTGATCACGTTGCTGATCGGCGCCGCCTTCAACGCGACCGTGCACAAGCTGCTGGACGAACGCCAGGAACGCCGCGTCACGGCCTCGCGACCACCCGAGCCCGAGCTGAGCTCGGCCACCGTGGCCGAGCTCGACCTGGACGACCGCGACGAGCCCGAAGAACCCGAGGTGGACCAACCCGCCTCCGGCGAACCCAACGTGAGCGAGCCCGACGACACCGAGCCAGACGTGCGCGAACCCGAGGTGACCGCCCCCGAGGTCCAGCGCGAGCGATTGTCGTAGCCGCTCGGTGCTCGTAAGGAATGAACGATCACCTCGAAACTCCCGGAAGTTCTAGACATGGAACGGTGTCCCTGGTTCGATCGCGCCCATGACATGGGGGAATCGTGGACGTGCCATCGTTGTCGCCCTGCTCGCGATCGGTGTGGGGTTGATCGTCCCTGCCGAGGCCTCGGCAGGGGAGTGGCCCACCACCCCGCCGGCCCAGATCTGCGGCAACAGCGAGATCCTGGACGGGCCGTCGACGGCGCCGCCGGGGGCGGTCACGGTGCCGGCAGGCGACAACAACGACCTGTTCTTCGACTTCCGTGATCCGAACCAGACGTTCTGGTTCGCTCCCGGCGTCCACACGATGGGCACGGACGTCTTCGGGCAGATCGAGCCAGGCCCTGGGACCACGTTCATCGGCGCTCCGGGGGCGATCTTCGACGGCCAGGGCGTCAACATGTTCGCCTTCACCCAGCACGCGCCGAACGTCACGATCAGCCACCTGACGATCCGCAACTTCAACGCGCCGCAGGACCAGGGCGTGGTGAACCACGACGGCGCGGCCGACTGGACGGTCGAGTACAACACGATCACCGAGAACAACGGTGCCGGACTGATGGCCGGCTCCAACAACACGTACCGGTACAACTGCATCAAGGACAACGGCCAGTACGGCATCAACGCCTGCTGTGGAACGGACTCGCCCAGCGGTGACATCCAGAACTGGGTCCTCGACCACAACGAGATCGTGGGCAACAACGCCGACGACTGGGAGAACCAGGTCCCCGGCTGCGGTTGCAGCGGCGGGGTGAAGTTCTGGATCAACAAGGACGTCACGGTCACGAACAACTGGGTCCACGACAACCGCGGTGTCGGACTCTGGCTGGACAACAACAACCGCGGCTTCGTCGTCGAGCACAACCTGATCGAGGACAACGACGCGCAAGCTCTGTTCATCGAGGCCGGCTACGACGCGCTCGTGCGGCACAACCTGTTCCGGCGCAACGCGTTCGTCGAGGGCCGCAGGTTCGCTGACCGCGGGAACAACTTCCCGGTCGGTGCGATCTACGTCTCCGAGAGCGGAAGCCCGGCAGGCTACGACCTCAAGACCTCGCCGATGCTGATCAGCGACAACAGCTTCGACGACAACTGGGGCGGGATCGTGCTCTGGGAGAACGCCGACCGGTACTGCTCGTCCGAAGCGCACACGCATCCGCCGTACTGCACGATCAAGACCGACCTGTACGACGACACGCAGTGCGAGACGACCGTCGAGAACGACATCCCGGACGGCATCGACAAGTACCGGTGCCGCTGGTCGACGGAGAACATCGTCGTCGAGAACAACGAGTTCCACCTCGACAAGGCGGCGATGGGCGCGAGCTGTGTGGGTGCCGACTACTGCGGGATCAACGGGCTCTTCTCCAACTACGGCTCGTTCGACGAGTTCCCCGGGTTCGAGATCCCCTGGCGCCTCACGTTCCTTCAGCAGAACGTGTTCCGGAACAACCACTACACAGGCGACTGGAAGTTCGCCGGCTTCGAGACCACGCGCCCCGACGGCGCCCGCGTCACCTTCCAGGACTGGACGGCGCCGGCGCCCGAGATCCCGGACGAGTACACCTCCGACAACCGGCCGACGACATTCGGCCAGGACCAGGGCAGCACCTACACCGGCTAGGTCGTCGGCTTCGTTCCGGCGCCGAGGAACATCGGCATGCCGAGTACGAGCCGGTTCTCCGTCGCGCGGCGACGCTGGTCCGCCAGCCACTCTTCGGCGGCACTCGCCTCGACCGCCTCGGCGGCGACCGCTCGTTCGGCCATCATGCCGAGGACCGGCAGCGCGTACGTCGGATCGGTCATCAGCATGAGCCGCCCCTCGAGCTCGACGTCGGCGAAGCCGGCGCCGGCGAGCAACGCGCCATAGCGGCGCGCCACTCTCGGATGCGGCTGGACGGCCGCGGTGGCGAGGACGATCGTCCTGGTGAGGTCGGCGTCGGTGGCGTCGACGATGGCGGCGTCCCAGTCCTGGGCGAGTAGGACGATTCGCCCGCCTGGCTTGAGGATTCGGTACGCCTCGGCTGCGGCGGTCGCTGGTAGAGCTTCTCGGCGCGGTAGCCGTCGATGGAACCGTTCGCGAACGGCAACTCCTCGGCGCCGGCCTGTTCGAAGCGAGCGTCGGGGTGCAGTTCGCGGGCGACGGCTAGTGCGTCGGCGCTGACGTCGACACCGATCGCGTTCATGCCGCGCGCCAACAGCTCGCCGACCGCCGTACCACCGCCGCTGCCGACGTCGAGCACGGTGTCGCCGGGCTTGGGTGCGAAGAGCTTGTACGAGCGTTCCCGCAACGCGACGGCGTCCGCCTGCGCGTCGACCGCGAGCAGGAAGGTGGTCAGATCGTCGATCTTGGTCTTGTTCATGCCGTCGACAGTGCCTTTTGATGTGGACATGAAGTCAACAGGCACGGAGCTGACGATCGGCGAGCTGGCGGGGCGATTCGGCCTCGGCGCACATGTCGTACGGCACTGGGAGTCCGTCGGCCTGATCGCGCCCGCGCGGCGCGTGCACCGGTGGCGGCGGTACGGCAGGGAAGCGCTCGGTCGGGTGGCCATGATCCTGATCGGCAAGCAGGCCGGACTGAAGCTGTCGTCGATCCGGGCGATGCTCGACGCACCGGACCGGGCGAGCCGCCAGGACGTGTTGCGGGACCACCACGACCAGCTCGAGCGCCGCATCGCCGAGCTGCGAGCGGCGCAGGAGCTGATCGGGCACGGGCTGGCGTGCCCGCACGAGAACTTCGTCGAGTGCCCGGACTTCCAAGCCCGGGTGGAAGAACGCGTCGCCGCCGGAGGCGACGGTGATCAGGTTCGCGCGTTCCTGACGGCCCACGCGAGCACGTAGTCGGCGATCTCCTCCCAGCCCGGCGCGGCGGGCAGCAGGTGCGGCTTGCTGCCGAACTCGACGACCTCGGTCAGCGTGTTCGGCGCCTTGTAGTGCGCGGCGTTCGACCACTGCACCTTCGGCGGCATGATCTTGTCCTCGCTGCCGGCGACGAACAGCAACGGCGCGCGGTTGTCGTTGTGGTAGTCGGCCCACCCGCCCTGCTTGCCCGGCGTGAGGTTGGCGAGCGCGCTCTCGAACAGGATCGAGCCCGACACCGGCACCGCGTACCGCTCGTACAGCGCGCGGGCCTCCTTCTCGGGGAAGGTGCCTGTGAACGCGTAGTTCCAATGCTCGAAGTCGTACCGCACGGCCTTGTGCCGGTTCGCCGGGTTCTTGAGCACCTCGAGGAACGACTTCACCTGGGTGACCGGAACGACCGGAACACCCTCGGTGGGTGCGGAGTTCAGTGCGACGCCACACGCGCCGAAACCGTGGTCGAGCAGGATCTGCGTGAAGCAGCCACCGGCGGAGTGGCCGATGATGATCGGCGGCGCGTCGAGCTCGCGGATGACTGACTCCAGATGCTCCACGATGCCCGGAATCGTCAGCAGCTCAACGGGTTTGGGGTCTTCGTTCAGCGCTTCGACCTCGACCTCGAAGCCGGGATACCCCGGCGCGATGACCCGGTGCCCTTTGCTCTCGTAGTGCGTGATCCAGTGCTCCCAGCTTCGCGGCGTGACCCAGAAGCCGTGCACGAGCACGATGGTGTGTGGGGCCATGGCAGGGTTCCTCCCCTTTGTCACAGCGGTGGTGCGTCCTCTTCGCTCACCATGACAGGGGAGGACCCCTGCGCCTAGGGTGTGGCTCTCACATCCAGCCGCGGAAGCGGCCGACCGAGGGGGCCGCGACCTCGACCTCCTCCACCTCTTCGTCCTCCACCACAGGCGACTTCGGTGCGAGCGTCGCGATGCGCAGCGCGGCGACCAGGTCGCGGTAGAGCTCGTCGCGCTCCAAGAGCTCCAGGTGCGTGCCGGTCGCGCGCACCTTGCCCGCATCGAGCAGCACGATCTGGTCGGCGTCGATCACCGTCGACAGCCGGTGCGCGATCGTCACCACCGCACCGCGCGCGGACAGGTCGTGGATCGACTGCTGCACCGCGGCCTCGGTCAGTCCGTCCAGCTGCGCGGTCGCCTCGTCGAGCAGCAGGATCTCCGGATCGGACACGAGCGCGCGGGCGAGCGCGACGCGTTGCCGTTCGCCGCCGGAGATCGCGGTCGTCGACAGCACGGTGTCGAGCCCGTCGGGGAGCTCGCGGACCCGTTCCTCCAACCGGACGGCCCGCAACGCCTCCCAGAGCTGCTCGTCGGTCGCCTCCTGATGGGTGTAGCGGAGGTTCTCCGCGAGCGTGCCCGGAACGAGCGGCGTGTCCTGTTCGACATACACGATCCGCCGCCGCAGGCTTTCCAGCGGCCACCGGTCCAGCGACAGCCCGTCCAGCTCGATCGTCCCGTGCTCGGGATGCAGGAATCGCAGCATCAGCGAGAACATCGACGTCTTGCCCGCGCCGGACGGGCCGATGATCGCGGTGTGTCCGATCCGCTGTACGTCCATCGTGACGCCGGCCAACGCGGGCGCGCTGTCCGGGCCGTACCGCGCGGTGACGTCCCGGAACGACAGCACGGTCCCGTTCACCGGCGCGGGCTCGGCCGCATGCGCGTCCGTGGGCTGGTCCTGCTCGACCTCGAGGCCCTGGATCTCGCGGATCCGCGACGCGGCGGCGATGCCCGACTGCAGGCTCGTGATCACCTGGGACAGCTCCATCGCCGGACCCATCAGCTGGAACGCGTACAGCAGGAACGCGACCAGCGCCGAGATCGTGAGCGCGCCGGCGTTCACCCGGTATGCGCCGATGCCGAGGATCAGCATGATCGCGAGCGAGATGCCCGCGCCGACCGCGGTCCACGCCACCGCCTCGATGCGTACCGCGCGGACGCTCTGCCGCTGCGACTCGGCGGCCTCGGCGAGAATCCGGTCGGACTCGCGCTGCTCGGCGCGGCTGGCCTTGACCGTACGGATCGCGCGCATCGCGCCCTCGAGCACGCCGCCCAGCCGCCCGATCGCGGCCTGCGCCTGCTCCTGCGCCTTGGACAGCTTCGGCATCAGCAGCGCCACGATCGCGGCGATGCCTGCCAGCGTCGCGGCCGTCGTCGCGAGCAGCACCCAGTCGAGGACGGCCATCAGGACGAGCGCGCCGACCAGGCCGATCAGCCCGTTGACGAGCGAGACGATGCTTCCCGCCGCGGCCTCGCGGAGGAGCACGGTGTCGGAGGTGACGCGGGTGACGAACTCACCGTTCGACCGGCCGGTCAGCTCGCTGATCCGTACCCGGAACAGCCGGCGCACCATCGAGCTGCGCGCCTCGTAGATCACCCGCTCGCCGAGCTGGCCCATGATGATCCACTGCACCAGGCCCAGCCCGGAGCCGAGCACGAGCAGCGCGGCGAGCAGGCCCACGACCGGGGCGAGCGGGGCGTTGGTCTGAAGGCCGTCCAGGACTTGCTTGGTGACCATCGGGGTGGCGAGGGACATGCCGGTGACGGCGATGCCCAGCACGAGCCCGAGCAGGACGACTGCTCGGTGCGGTTGTACGAACGTCCAGAGCACTCGGAGGTTGGCGAACCTCTTTTGATCATCGTTCTGCGATCCCATGACTGCAGGATATCAATTTGGGACACCAAGGTGCCAATGAGAATTTCTCTGGTTCCGTTAGGGGTGGTGATGGCCTTATATTGGAGCGCGTGATCAGGTCAGAGACAGCCGAGTCGGGAACGCGGGGGCGCACCCGACGGGCCATCCTCAGTGCGTCGGTGTCGGTGCTGGGCCGCAACCGGTCCGCGACGCTCGCCGACATCGCCGACGCCGCGGAGGTGGGGCGGAGCACGTTGCACCGCTACTTCGCCGACCGCGACGAGCTCGTCCGGGCGACCGTGGACGAGTCGTTCGCGGCGATCGGCCGAGCCATCGAGGAGGCGGAGATCGGGGAGGGCCCGGCCATCGACGGGCTGCGGCGGCTGGTGGCCGGCATGGTCGAGGTGGGGGACCAGCTGATCTTCCTGTTCGGGGACTCGGGCCTGTTCGACCAGTACGCGGCGGAGACCGGCGACGACCCGCGCGAGCCCGACGCGGACGAGGTCGCGGTGATCGC is part of the Tenggerimyces flavus genome and encodes:
- a CDS encoding LacI family DNA-binding transcriptional regulator codes for the protein MGEKRATVRDVAARAGVSPGTVSKALNGTGQIARETRARILAAAEEIDFRPNALARSVFERRSYTVGLITTDSFERFSVPVMLGAEDALGAGRISVFLCDSRDDPIREQHYVDVLLGRRVDGFIVTGRTSNERAPLEVSADVPVVYALTPSARAGDCSILVDDVAAGRLAGEHLIRLGRRRVAHLTGSEWFDASRRRAAGLASALADGGLSLAVPPLFGDWTEAWGRQATHMLLRSAPDVDAIYCGNDILARGVADSLRELGRRVPEDVALIGTDNWEFIAHGARPPLTSVDLGLPAVGRLAAQRLLDAIAGNPHAGREHVPCHLVVRASTDDAAPPT
- a CDS encoding alcohol dehydrogenase catalytic domain-containing protein: MPRSGTVPRFRGNGVIEFEPHEYRDPGPDELLLAIGANAICGTDRGEYRNGSPIVPGHEAAGVVIAAGADTTTAPGTRGAVYLMDFCGTCRSCKLGATNQCLAKRGDFGQNVDGGYGPYAISHESNFFPIDDATTFAQATMLLDVMGTSGHALRRAAQVREDIESVYIAGAGPIGLGLLVMTRIKYGADFPILVSDLSEWRREFAETFGVGAVDANDAETVRNFQPDMAFDSSGKGAARQLAMSALSKRGSLICVGHGEGLELNVSRDLIAPERAVLGSEYFRYDEMPDNLQHLQENRDLVGRVITHELPVEELPKAFELFLSGTTGKVVIVQEPGA
- a CDS encoding Gfo/Idh/MocA family protein — protein: MTRVAIVGAGGWGAQHARIFAGRADTELVGILGRTPEKTAARAAAYGTTPYPDLDRLLAEAQPDLVTVCLPNEDHFEPTLKLIEAGANLLVEKPLVFDLEEADRLLEAADQQGTFFAINFNHRYAEPFLRAKKAIDEGQLGDLVFLTWRFGGEANRGRSPHANLIETQCHGFDLLEHLGGPIASVAAQMTDKTYGAFSTIALALKFANGAVGTLLGSYDSSYAYPGTQHVEVNGTQGRLTVDDTVRRFTLSRAGEETRQVWEAGYFHDEARNFHATFDRHVEALLTAFRKGEPPPIHARAGRRALQLAHAAIESFETGRRVDVS
- the glyA gene encoding serine hydroxymethyltransferase, giving the protein MTLDLMAKLADSDPKIAELVEAEGRRQFEKIRLIPSENYVSRAVLEATGTVLTNKYSEGYAGRRYYEGQQLIDQVETLAIDRVKSLFGVEHVNVQPYSGSPANLAIYLAFLQPGDTVMGMALPMGGHLTHGWSVSATGKWFRSVQYEVVRETGRVDMDAVRELALKERPKLIFCGGTAIPRTIDFEAFASIAAEVDALLAADIAHIAGLVAGGAHPSPVGHAPVISTTTHKTLRGPRGAMLMSDADHAKALDRAVFPGLQGGPHNHTTAAIAVAAAEAATEEFKTYAHQIVANAKALADALNARGFSLVSGGTDNHLILVDLTSKDIAGKPAAKALDRAGIELNYNTVPYDTRKPFDPSGIRIGTPAVTTRGMAPEHMPQIAAWMDDAVEAAKKDDGDALDRIGAEVREFTKAFPIPGWSA